Proteins from one Mycobacterium sp. HUMS_12744610 genomic window:
- a CDS encoding FAD-binding protein, which yields MSTETPATVSADAVESWSDDVDVVVIGFGIGGGCAAVSAAAAGARVLVLERAAAAGGTTSLAGGHFYLGGGTAVQLATGHPDSPEEMYKYLVAVSREPELDKIRAYCDGSVEHFDWLEDLGFQFERSFYPGKVVVPPGTEGLSYTGNEKVWPFCEQAQPAPRGHSVPVPGELGGAAMVVDLLVKRADALGVHVQYESGATNLVVDDDGAVVGVAWKRFTETGAVKAKAVVIAAGGFAMNPDMVAEHTPALGQPRRTKHHGLVAPYILGNPNDDGLGIRLGVSAGGATRYMDELFITAAAYPPEVLLTGLIVNKEGKRFAAEDSYHSRTSAFVLEQPEQTAYLVVDEAHTEMPEMPLIKFLDGYETIAELETALGIPAGNFAATLDRYNKFAAVGEDPDFHKQPEYVAAQDNGPWAVFDLSLGRAMYSGFTMGGLAVTVDGEVRRDDGTVIPGLYAVGACASNIAQDGKGYASGTQLGEGSFFGRRAGAHAARGAGGAQAR from the coding sequence ATGAGTACCGAGACACCAGCAACGGTCAGCGCGGACGCGGTGGAATCCTGGTCCGACGACGTCGACGTGGTCGTGATCGGGTTCGGCATCGGAGGCGGGTGTGCGGCGGTCAGCGCGGCGGCCGCCGGCGCACGGGTGCTGGTGCTGGAGCGCGCCGCCGCGGCGGGCGGCACGACTTCCCTTGCCGGAGGGCACTTTTACCTCGGCGGGGGAACAGCGGTGCAGCTGGCCACCGGCCACCCCGATTCGCCCGAGGAGATGTACAAGTACCTGGTCGCCGTCTCGCGCGAGCCGGAGCTGGACAAGATCCGCGCCTACTGCGACGGCAGCGTCGAACACTTCGACTGGCTCGAGGACCTGGGCTTCCAGTTCGAGCGCAGCTTCTATCCCGGCAAAGTCGTCGTCCCGCCGGGCACCGAGGGCCTGAGCTACACCGGCAACGAAAAGGTATGGCCCTTCTGCGAACAGGCCCAGCCGGCGCCCCGCGGGCATTCGGTGCCGGTGCCCGGGGAGTTGGGCGGTGCGGCCATGGTCGTGGACCTGCTGGTCAAACGCGCCGACGCGTTGGGCGTGCACGTCCAGTACGAGTCCGGGGCCACCAACCTCGTCGTCGACGACGACGGGGCGGTGGTCGGCGTCGCCTGGAAGCGTTTCACCGAGACCGGAGCCGTCAAGGCCAAGGCCGTCGTCATCGCGGCGGGAGGCTTCGCGATGAACCCGGACATGGTCGCCGAGCACACGCCCGCGCTGGGCCAGCCGCGCCGCACCAAACACCACGGCCTGGTGGCGCCCTACATCCTGGGCAACCCCAACGACGATGGACTGGGCATCCGGCTGGGCGTCTCGGCGGGCGGGGCCACCAGATACATGGACGAGTTGTTCATCACCGCGGCGGCCTACCCGCCGGAGGTCTTGCTGACCGGCTTGATCGTCAACAAGGAGGGCAAGCGTTTCGCCGCCGAGGACTCCTACCACTCGCGCACCTCGGCGTTCGTGCTGGAGCAGCCGGAACAGACCGCCTACCTGGTCGTCGACGAAGCGCACACCGAGATGCCCGAGATGCCGCTGATCAAATTCCTCGACGGCTACGAGACGATCGCCGAGCTGGAGACCGCGCTGGGCATCCCCGCCGGCAATTTCGCGGCCACCCTGGACCGCTACAACAAGTTCGCGGCCGTGGGCGAGGACCCTGACTTTCACAAGCAGCCGGAATACGTTGCGGCACAGGACAACGGGCCGTGGGCGGTGTTCGATCTGTCGCTGGGGCGGGCGATGTACTCGGGATTCACCATGGGCGGCCTGGCCGTGACCGTCGACGGGGAGGTGCGCCGCGACGACGGCACGGTGATTCCGGGGCTGTACGCGGTCGGGGCGTGCGCGTCCAACATCGCTCAGGACGGCAAAGGGTATGCCAGCGGGACGCAGCTGGGTGAGGGCTCGTTCTTCGGGCGCCGCGCCGGAGCGCACGCGGCCCGCGGGGCCGGGGGCGCGCAGGCGCGTTAG
- a CDS encoding TetR/AcrR family transcriptional regulator has product MGKRQESREQIEAQIVELGRRHLVDRGAAGLSLRAIARDLGMVSSAVYRYVASRDELLTLLLVDAYSDLADTVDRARETGGELWSDDVVAIARAVRGWAIVHPSRWALLYGSPVPGYHAPAERTVAVGTRVVGAFLDAVSAGIATGDIRLTNDVVAQPLSSDFQRLREEFGFPGDDRVITKCFLLWAGVLGAISLEVFGQYGSDTLTEPETVFDAQLQLLVEVLGRT; this is encoded by the coding sequence GTGGGGAAACGCCAGGAGTCGCGGGAACAGATCGAGGCGCAGATCGTCGAACTGGGCCGCCGCCACCTGGTGGACCGCGGCGCGGCGGGCCTGTCGCTGCGTGCGATAGCGCGCGACCTGGGCATGGTGTCCTCGGCGGTGTACCGCTACGTGGCCAGCCGTGACGAGTTGCTGACCTTGCTGCTGGTCGACGCCTATTCCGACCTGGCCGACACCGTTGACCGCGCCCGTGAAACCGGCGGCGAACTGTGGAGCGACGACGTCGTCGCCATCGCGCGGGCCGTGCGGGGCTGGGCGATCGTCCACCCGTCCCGCTGGGCCCTGTTGTACGGCAGTCCCGTTCCCGGCTATCACGCCCCCGCCGAGCGCACCGTCGCGGTCGGGACCCGGGTTGTCGGGGCGTTCCTCGACGCCGTGTCCGCCGGGATCGCCACGGGAGACATCCGGTTAACCAATGACGTTGTGGCACAGCCGCTGTCGTCGGACTTCCAGCGGCTCCGCGAGGAATTCGGCTTTCCCGGTGACGACCGCGTGATTACCAAATGCTTTTTGCTGTGGGCGGGGGTGCTGGGCGCCATCAGCCTGGAGGTGTTCGGCCAGTACGGCTCCGACACGCTGACCGAGCCCGAGACGGTTTTCGACGCCCAGCTTCAGTTGCTGGTCGAGGTGCTGGGCCGGACCTGA
- a CDS encoding nitroreductase/quinone reductase family protein — translation MVTTHYQQPSRAARAANAAIRWLAEMGVSIAGTRAVRVRGRKTGQPRTVVVNLLTVEGVDYLVSPRGETQWARNVRAAGVLEVGPRWHRERAAATELDDAAKPDVVRRYLARWYWQVKDFVPGLTPDSGDEQLGAAAPAIPVFALAPDASR, via the coding sequence ATGGTGACCACCCACTATCAACAGCCGAGCCGGGCCGCCCGGGCCGCCAACGCCGCGATCCGCTGGCTGGCCGAGATGGGGGTCAGCATCGCCGGGACCCGCGCGGTGCGGGTGCGGGGCCGCAAGACCGGACAGCCGCGCACGGTGGTAGTCAACCTGCTGACCGTCGAGGGCGTGGACTACCTCGTCTCACCCCGCGGGGAAACGCAGTGGGCCCGCAACGTCCGTGCGGCGGGCGTCCTCGAGGTGGGCCCGCGTTGGCACCGGGAGCGCGCCGCCGCCACAGAGCTGGACGACGCGGCCAAGCCCGACGTCGTGCGGCGGTACCTGGCCCGGTGGTATTGGCAGGTCAAAGATTTCGTCCCCGGCCTGACGCCGGACTCCGGTGACGAGCAGTTGGGGGCCGCCGCGCCGGCGATCCCCGTCTTCGCGCTGGCCCCGGATGCCTCGCGCTGA
- a CDS encoding ABC transporter ATP-binding protein/permease — protein sequence MGAKTFKPSINWSTAPVESLRWVALAWVISAVCVLVVLVAFRYFTPWGRQFWRITRGYFVGARSIPVWAMLGVLLLSVILSVRIMVLLSYQGNDLYTSVQIAVQGLAAGNEKVRQSGIHGFWMSLVIFSLLASLYVVRIMTDIYLTQRFIIAWRVWLTGHLTDDWLAGRAYYRDLFIDNTIDNPDQRIQQDIDIFTANAGGTPDIPSNGTGSTLLFGAVNAVASVLSFAAILWNLSGNLNVLGVTIPRAMFWVVLVYVLVATVVAVWLGHPLIWLSFNNEKLNAAFRYGLVRLRDAAEAVGFYRGERVERAQLWRRFTPIIDNYRRFVRRTIIFNGWNFSVSQLIVPLPWVIQAPRLFAGRIDFGDVGQSATAFGNIQDSLSFFRNNYDAFAAFRAAIMRLHGLVDANTRGRALPTILVKDSEEAAVELRGLEVRTPDGDQLIDPLDVQLDRGDSLVITGRSGSGKTTLLRSLAELWPYASGTLCRPEGDNATMFLSQLPYVPLGDLRSVVCYPNSPDDVSDDQLRDVLSKVSLTPLIARLDEEQDWAKVLSPGEQQRVAFARILLTKPEAVFLDEATSALDEGLEFALYQLVRAELPDCVLVSVSHRPAVEQHHEQQLHLLGGGEWRLGPVEKEPAPV from the coding sequence TTGGGTGCGAAAACGTTTAAGCCGTCGATCAATTGGTCGACGGCACCCGTGGAGTCGCTGCGGTGGGTCGCGCTGGCCTGGGTCATCAGCGCCGTCTGCGTGCTGGTCGTGCTGGTCGCGTTCAGGTACTTCACGCCCTGGGGACGGCAGTTCTGGCGGATCACCCGCGGCTACTTCGTCGGCGCGCGCAGCATTCCTGTATGGGCGATGCTCGGCGTGCTGTTGCTGTCGGTGATCCTGTCCGTGCGGATCATGGTGCTGCTCAGCTACCAGGGCAACGACCTCTACACGTCCGTGCAGATCGCGGTGCAGGGCCTGGCGGCCGGCAACGAAAAGGTCAGACAGTCCGGCATCCACGGCTTCTGGATGTCCCTGGTGATCTTCAGCCTGCTGGCGTCGCTGTACGTCGTCCGCATCATGACGGACATCTACCTGACGCAGCGCTTCATCATCGCCTGGCGGGTGTGGCTGACCGGCCACCTCACCGACGACTGGCTCGCCGGGCGCGCCTACTACCGGGACCTGTTCATCGACAACACCATCGACAACCCCGACCAGCGCATCCAGCAGGACATCGACATCTTCACCGCCAACGCCGGGGGCACGCCGGACATCCCGTCCAACGGGACCGGCAGCACGTTGCTGTTCGGGGCCGTCAACGCGGTGGCCTCGGTGCTCTCGTTCGCCGCGATCCTGTGGAACCTGTCCGGGAACCTCAACGTCCTGGGCGTGACCATTCCCCGCGCGATGTTTTGGGTCGTGCTCGTCTACGTGCTGGTCGCCACGGTCGTCGCCGTGTGGCTGGGGCACCCCCTGATCTGGCTGAGCTTCAACAACGAGAAGCTCAACGCCGCATTCCGTTACGGACTGGTGCGGTTGCGGGACGCCGCCGAGGCGGTGGGCTTCTACCGCGGCGAGCGAGTCGAGCGCGCGCAACTGTGGCGGCGCTTCACCCCGATCATCGACAACTACCGCCGGTTCGTGCGCCGCACCATCATTTTCAACGGCTGGAACTTCTCGGTGTCGCAGTTGATCGTCCCGTTGCCCTGGGTGATTCAGGCGCCGCGGCTGTTCGCCGGCCGCATCGATTTCGGTGACGTCGGACAGAGCGCGACGGCCTTCGGCAACATCCAGGACTCGCTGTCGTTCTTCCGCAACAACTATGACGCGTTCGCGGCCTTCCGGGCCGCGATCATGCGGTTGCACGGCCTGGTCGACGCCAACACGCGGGGCCGGGCCCTGCCGACGATCCTGGTCAAGGACAGCGAGGAGGCGGCGGTCGAACTGCGCGGACTGGAGGTGCGCACGCCGGACGGGGACCAGCTGATCGACCCGCTCGACGTGCAACTGGACCGGGGCGACTCGCTGGTGATCACCGGGCGCTCCGGGTCCGGCAAGACCACGCTGCTGCGCAGTCTGGCCGAGCTGTGGCCGTACGCGTCGGGGACGCTGTGCCGTCCCGAGGGCGACAACGCGACGATGTTCTTGTCCCAGTTGCCCTACGTGCCGCTGGGCGACCTGCGCAGCGTCGTCTGCTATCCCAACTCGCCCGACGACGTCTCCGACGACCAATTGCGCGACGTGTTGAGCAAGGTCTCGCTGACGCCGCTGATCGCCCGGCTCGACGAAGAGCAGGACTGGGCGAAAGTCCTCTCCCCCGGCGAACAGCAGCGTGTCGCCTTTGCCCGCATCCTGCTGACCAAACCCGAGGCGGTCTTCCTCGACGAGGCGACCTCCGCGCTGGACGAGGGCCTGGAATTCGCGTTGTACCAGCTGGTGCGCGCCGAGTTGCCCGACTGCGTGCTGGTCAGCGTCAGTCACCGGCCAGCCGTCGAGCAGCACCACGAACAGCAATTACACCTGCTCGGTGGCGGGGAATGGCGTCTGGGCCCAGTGGAGAAGGAGCCCGCGCCGGTCTAG
- a CDS encoding acetolactate synthase — MSTDAVSTQPMHAGRLVARRLKASGVDTIFTLSGGHLFSIYDGCHDEGIRLIDTRHEQTATFAAEGWSKVTRVPGVAALTAGPGVTNGMSAMAAAQQNQSPLVVLGGRAPAGRWGMGSLQEIDHVPFVAPLARFAATAQSADAAGRLVDEALRAAVAPPSGVAFVDFPMDHVFSMSDDDDRPGVLAEPAPGAQPDSQALEHAVGLLSAAQRPVIMAGTNVWWGHAEAALLRLAEERQIPVLMNGMARGVVPADHPMAFSRARGKALSEADVALVVGVPMDFRLGFGGVFGPQTQLVVADRAEPGRDHPRPVAAALYGDLTSILSALTEGTVADGTGRRDWTAELRATETAARAGERADLGEDRIPLHPMRVYAELAPMLDRDAIVIIDAGDFGSYAGRVIDSYLPGCWLDSGPFGCLGSGPGYALAAKLAHPDRQVVLLQGDGAFGFSGMEWDTLVRHNVPVVSVIGNNGIWALEKHPMEALYGYSVVAELRPGTRYDEVVRALGGHGELVSAPAELRPALERAFTCGMPAVVNVLTDPAVAYPRRSNLA; from the coding sequence ATGAGCACCGACGCCGTCTCCACCCAGCCCATGCATGCCGGCCGGCTCGTCGCGCGGCGACTCAAGGCCAGCGGTGTCGACACCATCTTCACGCTATCCGGCGGCCACCTGTTCTCCATCTACGACGGCTGCCACGACGAGGGTATCCGGCTGATCGACACCCGCCACGAGCAGACGGCGACCTTCGCCGCCGAGGGCTGGTCCAAGGTCACCAGGGTGCCGGGCGTGGCGGCGCTGACCGCCGGGCCGGGCGTCACCAACGGGATGAGCGCGATGGCGGCGGCGCAGCAGAACCAGTCGCCCCTGGTCGTGCTCGGCGGCCGCGCCCCGGCGGGGCGCTGGGGGATGGGTTCGCTGCAGGAGATCGACCACGTGCCGTTCGTGGCGCCGCTGGCGCGGTTCGCGGCCACCGCACAGTCCGCCGACGCCGCGGGCCGGCTCGTCGACGAGGCGCTGCGGGCCGCGGTGGCCCCGCCGTCGGGCGTGGCCTTCGTCGATTTCCCGATGGACCACGTCTTCTCGATGTCCGACGACGACGACAGGCCCGGGGTCCTGGCCGAACCGGCGCCGGGAGCCCAGCCGGATTCCCAGGCTCTGGAGCATGCGGTCGGCCTGCTGTCCGCCGCGCAGCGGCCGGTGATCATGGCGGGCACCAACGTGTGGTGGGGCCACGCGGAGGCGGCGCTGCTGCGGCTCGCCGAGGAGCGGCAGATTCCGGTGCTGATGAACGGGATGGCCCGCGGGGTGGTGCCCGCCGATCACCCGATGGCGTTCTCGCGGGCGCGGGGGAAAGCGCTGAGCGAGGCCGACGTGGCCCTGGTAGTCGGGGTGCCGATGGATTTTCGCCTCGGTTTCGGCGGGGTGTTCGGCCCGCAGACCCAGCTCGTCGTCGCCGATCGCGCCGAACCGGGGCGCGACCACCCGCGTCCCGTCGCGGCCGCGCTCTACGGCGACCTCACCTCGATCCTGTCGGCCCTGACCGAGGGGACCGTGGCGGACGGCACCGGCCGCCGGGACTGGACCGCGGAGCTGCGCGCGACCGAGACCGCCGCGCGCGCCGGAGAGCGGGCCGACCTGGGCGAGGACAGGATCCCGCTGCACCCGATGCGGGTGTACGCCGAGCTGGCCCCGATGCTGGACCGCGACGCCATCGTCATCATCGACGCGGGCGATTTCGGCTCCTATGCCGGCCGGGTGATCGACAGCTATCTGCCCGGCTGCTGGCTGGACAGCGGCCCGTTCGGCTGCCTGGGTTCGGGCCCGGGTTACGCCCTGGCCGCCAAGCTGGCCCATCCGGACCGTCAGGTCGTGCTGCTGCAGGGCGACGGCGCGTTCGGCTTCAGCGGCATGGAATGGGACACCCTGGTCCGCCACAACGTGCCGGTCGTGTCGGTGATCGGCAACAACGGGATCTGGGCCCTGGAAAAGCACCCGATGGAGGCGCTCTACGGCTACTCGGTGGTGGCCGAGCTGCGCCCGGGCACGCGGTACGACGAGGTGGTGCGCGCCCTAGGCGGCCATGGTGAGCTGGTGTCCGCGCCCGCCGAGCTGCGGCCCGCGCTGGAGCGCGCCTTCACCTGCGGCATGCCCGCCGTCGTCAACGTGCTCACCGACCCCGCCGTCGCCTATCCGCGCCGGTCCAACCTGGCCTGA
- a CDS encoding VOC family protein produces MPPSVHAPTQIAWVTPDLDATETALTGLLGVRKWVRIPGVHFAPDSCSYLGAPADFVADISLSYLGDMQLELISPVRGQNIYSDFLRDSGPGLHHICTEADSPEHFDAELARAADRGAVVVQQGVMPGGIRFAYLSAPQAGAPFLEIAYVSPEMRAFYDYIKREQR; encoded by the coding sequence ATGCCCCCCTCCGTTCACGCGCCCACGCAGATCGCCTGGGTCACTCCGGACCTCGACGCCACCGAAACGGCTCTCACCGGCCTGTTAGGGGTCAGGAAATGGGTTCGCATCCCCGGCGTGCACTTTGCTCCAGACAGCTGCAGCTACCTCGGCGCGCCGGCCGATTTCGTCGCCGACATCTCCCTGAGCTACCTCGGCGACATGCAACTGGAGTTGATCTCACCGGTCCGCGGCCAGAATATCTATAGTGACTTTCTACGTGACTCCGGACCGGGACTGCACCACATCTGCACGGAGGCCGACAGCCCCGAGCATTTCGATGCGGAGCTGGCCCGGGCCGCTGACCGCGGCGCCGTCGTCGTGCAACAGGGCGTGATGCCCGGCGGCATCCGATTCGCCTACCTGTCGGCACCGCAGGCAGGCGCGCCATTTCTGGAGATCGCCTACGTCTCGCCCGAGATGCGGGCGTTTTACGACTACATCAAACGGGAGCAGCGGTGA